The Laspinema palackyanum D2c sequence AACCGCAACTCGGCAAGTCTTGCTCATTTCCCTGGCGACGTAATTCAACGCCCTGACTAACCCTTATCTTACTCTATGCCTTATCCGGAAAAACCCCAAGCTTGTTATTCCTACTTTGAACATGGATCCACCCCCAACCCCTGGTGATTTCTGGCCGAGGCGATTGAGGTGGATTGAAGAGGGTTATCCCTAGAGGCAGGCTTTTCAAGGGAAAAACCCAATCTCCTGTGAAAACCGCTATGCAAATGCCCTCTTGTTTGATAAAATACAGAAATCAACCCGGGCAGCCACTTGGGTTTTGACGGTCTGCAAGAAATGAACCTCAATCGGGTTTTTCCGATAACCGTTGTTTGGGTGCGTAACTCAGGTGGATAGAGTAGCGAACTTCTAATTCGTTGGTCGCAGGTTCGAGTCCTGCCGCACCCGTTTCTCGGTTCCGGTTTTCCCCAATTGGGTCAATCCCTGGTAAAAGAGTTTTTCTCCCTTTTGCCCTAATTGTTATCAAAAAAACAGGGCCTAAAACTCTTCCCAGTTTTAGACCCCATTCTTTAATATTTTCAGATTCAAAAGCCCGTGACGAGGATTGAACTCGTGACCTCACCCTTACCAAGGGTGTGCTCTACCACTGAGCTACACGGGCAGATAACATTCAAACTTCAAACAGTTAAGCGGTCATGATTTCTTGACCATTCACCTTGAACTTTGAAGGAATTGTGGTGGGCCGAGCTGGATTTGAACCAGCGTAGGCGTAGCCAGCGGATTTACAGTCCGCCCCCATTAACCGCTCGGGCATCGACCCTTTTTTGTCCACAATTACTAATACTAGCAGAACTCTCACAGAAGTCAAGGCTTTAAGCGAACTTTTTTTTAAAGCCCGGGTTTAAACCTGACCCGGCGAGTTCATCGACCATTCCCCCAGTTGCTGCGAATACCTAGGGGAAAGGCATTGACAACCCCTTTGCGGTGGGTCCGGTTGTCCAAATCACTCTCATCGTAAATTTCCCCAACGAGTTCTTCGAGAATATCTTCTAGGGTCAACAAACCGACGGTTCCGCCATACTCATCGACAACGATCGCAATATGCAGCCGCTGTTGCAACATCTCCTTGAGCAAGTCGGCTACTCGTTTGGTCTCCGGGACATAAACCGGAGGATCCATTGCCAGGGTCACGCCCCCATTCTCGATGCCTTCCTGTTGACAGGCCCTAATTTGCTGAATGGCGCGCTTGAGGTGAACGATCCCCACAATTCTATCCTTGGATTCCTCCTGGACGGGAATCCGCGAATATCCCGTTTCTAAACACAAATCCACCAAATCCTGTAACGTCGCTTCATGGGAAATCGTTCGCATTTCAATCCGAGGTTTGACCACTTCCCGGGCGCTTAAACTATCCAACATCAGGGCTTTGTTGAGTAACTGATGCTTGTACAAGTCCAATTGACCCCGACCCCCGAGAATTTCGATCATCAGTTGGAGATCGGTTAACGATTCTCCTTGTTGAACGTTATTCCCTTGAACCAAACGAATCATCAGATGGGTGATTTTTTCGAGCAACTGCACGATCCCAAATAAGGACAGCACCCGCGATAACCAGTAGATGGGTCTTACAACCACCTTGAAAATGGGAATCACGTTGTTAATCGCTAAAGATTTGGGGGTAATTTCCCCAAAAATCAGGACTAACAGGGTGACCACGGCTGTGGCTACTCCTAATCCGGCATTTCCCAGCCACAAGGCAAACAGATTGCTGGTCAAAATGGCGGAAAAATTATTGACGAGGTTATTGCCGACGAGGAGGGTGGTAATGAAGCGAGTCCGCTTGTGCAGAACCAGGGTAAAGATGCGGTGAGGGTCCCCTTGTTCTTTGATGAGCGATCGCAGTTTCAGATTATCGAGGGCGGTAATAGCCGTTTCTGAACCGGAAAATAAGGCAGAGAGGACCAGCATGAACATCAGGACCCCGACATCAAGCCAAATATTTCCTAACAGGGGTTGCAGTTGAGAAACTGCTAGTACCGAATGAGGGAAGGGTGAAGAAATCACGATGGGGCAGAAGTAATTAGGTAGAATGAAACGAATGGAGAGCGTTGTGATCATTAGGCTATCAAGTTCTCTCTTGATGCCCATAATAACGTTCCCATCGGATCTCGTTGTCAAAGCAGTCCGGATGATCCGGGCGACAAAAGTCCCCTCTTTTTGCCGAAAGGAGTCTCGGTTGATCTGATGGGGCGATCGCCGGCCAAAGTCTTAGCTGATTTCAAGAAAGAGGCTTTTAAAAAAGTCAAAAAATCCCTAATTTAAGTCCGGTCCCCTCCCCCGGGTTTTGGGGAGGCTTAAGGAGGGGTCCCCTACCTGTCGATGCGGGTAGGACTATCAGACCCTGATTTCCCAACCTTAGCCCCATATTAGGATGAAGACTTAAGGTAGACCGGACCCATCGGGGCGATCGCCTCGATATCCCCGTCTAGTTGAAACTATAGGCAGATTGCAACCCCCACCAAATCAAAAAGGCAATGCCGCCTAAAATCAGCACAGAGGAAAGTCCGACCAGCAATGGGCTGTCGGCCCCTTTAAATTTCATAATTCCACGATTTAAGTCTGACATAGCGCTACGCTCCTGGCTCAGGCACAACAAAGATTAAATGTTCGCTCAATCGCGACCCTCTGCCCCGTTTCAAGATCCCGGAGAGAGGGTCGTTTAGTCAGGGGAGAACAGACTTAGCATTTCTCCCCTTTTTTCCCCGTTTTAGAGTCGGGGGTTGGTTTTTCTCCCTAATCATTGTAACTGCGGATTCTCCTCGGGCGGTAGAGGGTCTCAACTCTATCTTCTAAAATAATGGGGGAATAGTGATGGACTGGCCCAGAACAAGGGTGCGGTGATCAACCTCGGGGGTAACGACCTCAGACCCTCGGCCCCGATTCCTCGTCCCCAAACCCACACCTAGAGTCTGGATTGGGAAGTCATGGGGAAAATACTTTGAAAAAGCGATTAATAGCGGTTAGATGCTATAGTACATTGACACGAGATACAAGCTGCTGACCGTGCAACCGACCGTCTCCACAGCGGGAGCCTTACATCCAACAGGCCCCAAGCCAGAACCGAAAGGATAAGGAACTCCTTTTTTAAGGACCCTTACCCCTAGCCCCAGGAGTTCGATTGGGAAAACTTGTAGAAAAAGCGGCTATACTGTATTTTGATAAAACTGACGATCAGGAGCGAAACTCGCTTCTTCTACGGAGCACCATTACAATAACTCGAAGCAATAACTGCATGGGCAACAAGCCAACCATTGCTATCTCTCATCTAGGATGCGAGAAAAATCGCATTGACACCGAACATATTCTGGGCCTGTTGGTACAAGCAGGCTACTCGGTCGATACTGATGAAGAAGTAGCAGATTACGTCATCGTCAACACTTGTAGTTTTATTCAATCGGCTCGGGAAGAGTCAGTCCGGACGCTGGTAGAACTAGCGGAGGCGAACAAAAAAATCGTCATTACTGGATGCATGGCGCAACATTTCCAGGAACAACTGTTTGATGAACTGCCCGAAGCAGTTGCAGTTGTGGGAACTGGGGATTATAATAAAATCGTAGAAGTGATTGAACGGGTCGAAGTCGGCGAGCGAGTCACAGAGATTTCCGCAGAACCGACTTATATCGCCGATGAGACGACACCGCGCTACCGGACGACTACCGAAGGTGTAGCGTACCTGCGGGTCGCGGAGGGATGTGATTACCGCTGTGCATTTTGCATCATTCCGCATCTTCGGGGAAACCAGCGATCGCGCACCATCGAGTCCATCGTAGCGGAAGCCAAGCAATTGGCCTCCGAAGGCGTCCAAGAAATTATTTTAATTTCTCAAATTACCACCAACTATGGGTTAGACCTATACGGTGAACCCAAATTGGCGGAACTGTTGCGTGCATTGGGCGAGGTAGATGTCCCCTGGATTCGGATGCACTACGCCTATCCTACGGGACTGACCCCGAAAGTGCTGCGGGCGATTCGGGAAACCCCGAACGTGCTGCCGTACTTAGATTTACCCTTGCAACACTCCCATCCAGAAGTGCTGCGGGCGATGAATCGGCCCTGGCAAGCGGGGGTCAATGATCGGATTATCGAGGGAATTAAAGCAGCAGTGCCAGAGGCGGTATTGCGAACCACCTTTATTGTGGGATTCCCGGGCGAAACCGATGAACATTTTGATCACCTGTATCAGTTTGTTCAACGTCATGAGTTCGATCATGTAGGCGTGTTCACCTTCTCCCCGGAAGAAGGAACCCCCGCCTATACGCTGCCGAATCAACTCCCGCAAGAGGTGATGGATGAGCGGCGTGATGCCTTGATGGAATTGCAGCAGCCGATTTCACTGAAGAAAAATCAAGGGGAAGTCGGTAAGGTTGTAGACGTATTAATCGAACAAGAACACCCCGAAACTGGGGAGTTAATAGGCCGATCGGCGCGATTTGCGCCAGAAGTGGATGGGTTGGTCTATGTTCGAGGAAATGCACGTCTCGGTTCGAGGGTGCCGGTGGCGATCGCCAGTGCTGACGTTTACGACCTCTATGGTCATGTGGCAACTGTAGCTGACCTCGTACAACGGGAATCCATTGCCCTCGGTTAAGGAATCCAGATTTTCTGGGGAAGTTTAAGACGGTTTTTGGTATGGTCTTTAACAGATATGTTGAGATCCTCTGCAATTTAAAAGCTCGTTCCATACCTGCCCCGGATCGGTGGCCCGGGCCTTAAGACAGAAAGCCCGATTCTACCGTGCCTTTTCTTTACAACTCGGGTAACGAGAAGGCAAATCAGAAGTAACCTTCAACATCCGCTAATCTCAATTAGCATCAATACCAATTCTATTTTTATGCTCTACATCGAAAGCGTATCTGTCCTAGCTCCAAATATCTAAGAGCAACCCCATGTAGCATCAAAAACGAGAAATGGTATTAGCTGCCCTTGAGCAGCACCAAACTCAAACGTTTTAGGAGAATAAATGACTGTTTCATTTCAAAGTTTAGGTCTTTCAGAAGAGCGCGTCCAACAGCTAGAAAAACTTGGGTTTACCGAACCCAGCCCCATTCAAGAACAAGCCATTCCTAAACTGATGGCCGGACAGGATGTAGCTGGACAAGCCCAAACGGGAACCGGCAAAACTGCCGCATTTTCTCTGCCCATTTTGGAGCAGATGGATGTTAACGACAAGAATGTTCAAGCCCTGATTCTGGCCCCAACCCGCGAACTGGCGATCCAAGTCAGTAATGCGATTCGGGAATTAACCGACGATCGCCGGGTGCGGATTTTTGCCGTGTACGGTGGATCCTCCATTGAGCGCCAAATTCAGCGCTTGGAACGAGGCGTCCAAATTGTTGTCGGTACCCCCGGACGGGTTCTGGATTTGCTCAACCGTGGGCATCTCAAACTGGACACCCTCACCCATCTCGTCCTCGATGAAGCGGACGAAATGCTCAGTATGGGCTTTATTGACGACGTGGAAAAAATCCTCGATAAAGCCCCCAAGGACCGGCAGACGGCTTTCTTCTCAGCCACGATGGAACCCTCCATTCGTAAGCTGATGAATAAGTTCATGCGCGATCCCGTGACGGTGAAGATTGAGCAAAACAAATCAACGCCGAAGCAAATCGACCAAGTAATCTACATGGTCCCTCGCGGCTGGTCCAAATCTCGGGCCTTACTGCCTATTTTAGAATTGGAAGACCCGGAAACGGCGATCGTTTTCGTCCGCACCCGACGGGCGGCGGCTGAACTCACCAGCCAATTGCAAGCGGCAGGTCACAGCGTGGATGAATACCACGGGGACCTCAACCAGTCCCAACGGGAACGGTTAATCGATCGCTTCCGCAAGCAACAGGTGCGCTGGATTGTCGCCACGGATATTGCTGCACGCGGTTTAGATGTGGATCACTTGACCCATGTCATTAACTACGATTTACCGGATCAAGTGGAAAGCTACGTCCACCGGATCGGACGCACGGGCCGCGCCGGTCGCGAAGGGACTGCCATTTCCCTGATTCAGCCGTTTGACCGGCGCAAGCTCCAACAAATTGAGCGGCACCTGCGTCAAACCCTGAAGATTCGCTCGATTCCGACCCGCTCTCAAATTGAGGCGCGGCATCTGGAAAAACTGCAAGCTCAAGTTCGGGAAATCCTCAGTGGC is a genomic window containing:
- the rimO gene encoding 30S ribosomal protein S12 methylthiotransferase RimO — protein: MGNKPTIAISHLGCEKNRIDTEHILGLLVQAGYSVDTDEEVADYVIVNTCSFIQSAREESVRTLVELAEANKKIVITGCMAQHFQEQLFDELPEAVAVVGTGDYNKIVEVIERVEVGERVTEISAEPTYIADETTPRYRTTTEGVAYLRVAEGCDYRCAFCIIPHLRGNQRSRTIESIVAEAKQLASEGVQEIILISQITTNYGLDLYGEPKLAELLRALGEVDVPWIRMHYAYPTGLTPKVLRAIRETPNVLPYLDLPLQHSHPEVLRAMNRPWQAGVNDRIIEGIKAAVPEAVLRTTFIVGFPGETDEHFDHLYQFVQRHEFDHVGVFTFSPEEGTPAYTLPNQLPQEVMDERRDALMELQQPISLKKNQGEVGKVVDVLIEQEHPETGELIGRSARFAPEVDGLVYVRGNARLGSRVPVAIASADVYDLYGHVATVADLVQRESIALG
- a CDS encoding DEAD/DEAH box helicase, which codes for MTVSFQSLGLSEERVQQLEKLGFTEPSPIQEQAIPKLMAGQDVAGQAQTGTGKTAAFSLPILEQMDVNDKNVQALILAPTRELAIQVSNAIRELTDDRRVRIFAVYGGSSIERQIQRLERGVQIVVGTPGRVLDLLNRGHLKLDTLTHLVLDEADEMLSMGFIDDVEKILDKAPKDRQTAFFSATMEPSIRKLMNKFMRDPVTVKIEQNKSTPKQIDQVIYMVPRGWSKSRALLPILELEDPETAIVFVRTRRAAAELTSQLQAAGHSVDEYHGDLNQSQRERLIDRFRKQQVRWIVATDIAARGLDVDHLTHVINYDLPDQVESYVHRIGRTGRAGREGTAISLIQPFDRRKLQQIERHLRQTLKIRSIPTRSQIEARHLEKLQAQVREILSGERLASFLPIVAQLSEEYDPHTIAAAALQMAYDRTRPNWANNIMEDAPEEMDSYSDKRYDNRDRGDRSSRSMSKPIKRSKPRNSSSSREPIGERQ
- a CDS encoding hemolysin family protein produces the protein MISSPFPHSVLAVSQLQPLLGNIWLDVGVLMFMLVLSALFSGSETAITALDNLKLRSLIKEQGDPHRIFTLVLHKRTRFITTLLVGNNLVNNFSAILTSNLFALWLGNAGLGVATAVVTLLVLIFGEITPKSLAINNVIPIFKVVVRPIYWLSRVLSLFGIVQLLEKITHLMIRLVQGNNVQQGESLTDLQLMIEILGGRGQLDLYKHQLLNKALMLDSLSAREVVKPRIEMRTISHEATLQDLVDLCLETGYSRIPVQEESKDRIVGIVHLKRAIQQIRACQQEGIENGGVTLAMDPPVYVPETKRVADLLKEMLQQRLHIAIVVDEYGGTVGLLTLEDILEELVGEIYDESDLDNRTHRKGVVNAFPLGIRSNWGNGR